TCGCCATCGCTGGCGTCGCGTTAGGCGCCGTCACGCTTCCCGTCGGTGCGGTGTGGGCGGCGCTTCGCGGTGCCGGCGACCCGACCACGCTCGTCATCGTCCGCGACCTGCGCCTGCCGCGCGTCGCGCTCGCGGCGCTCGTCGGCGCGGGGCTCGGCACGAGCGGCGCCGCGCTGCAGGGAGCGCTCCGCAACCCGCTCGCCGAGCCGTATCTGCTCGGCGTGTCGGGGGGCGCCGCGGTCGGCGCGGTGATCGCCACCGGAGCGGGGCTCTCCATCGCCGCCGCGTTGCCGATCGGTGCGTTCGGCGGAGCCGTCGCGGCGGCTGCCGCGGTGCTCGGCGTCGCGCGCGCGGCGGGCGGCATCGGCGACGCGAGGCTCCTCGTGATGGCGGGCGTCGTCGTCGGCGCGTTCGCGAACGCCGCCGTGATGATCCTGCTCGCGGCCGCGCCGGCCGACACCGTGCGCAACGCGCTCTGGTGGATGATGGGCTCCGCGTCCGACGCGCGGTGGCCCGCCGTCCGGTGGCTCGCGCTCTACGCGCTGGTGTCGGGCACCGTGCTCGTCGCCGGCGCGCGTGACCTCGACGCACTCGCCCTCGGTGCCGACCCGGCCGCTGCGCTCGGCGTCGACGTCGACCGCGCGTCGCGGCGCGTGTTCGTCACCGCCACGCTGCTCGCCGCGGCGACCGTGTCGGCGGCGGGGCTCGTCGGGTTCGTCGGGCTCGTCGTGCCGCATCTCGCGCGGGCGTGCGGCGCGCGCGCGCATCGGCCGCTGCTCCTCGCCGCGGGGCTGTTCGGCGCCGCGCTGCTCGTCGGCGCGGACGTCGTCGCGCGCGTCGCACACCCGCCGGTGGAGCTGCCGCTCGGTGCCGTGACCGCGATGATCGGCGTGCCGTTCTTCCTCTGGCGACTACGGGCGACTCGATGAGCGACGCGCCGCTGCTCGCGTTCTACGGGGTGAGCGTGCGCTACCCGCGCGCCCGCGCCCGCGCGCTCGACGGCGTGAGCCTCGGCGTGCCGCGCGGTCGCGTGACCGCGGTCGTCGGGCCTAACGGAAGCGGCAAGAGCTCGCTCGTCCGCGCGCTGCTCGGCCGGGTGCCGCTCGAGGCGGGCGACATCCGCCTCGAGGGCGCGAGCGTGCGCACCATGGATCCGCGCGCGCTCGCGCGTCGCGTTGCCGTCGTCACGCAGCGTGAGGAGCTCGCGTTCCCGCTCCGCGTGCGCGAGTACGTCGCGCTCGGCCGGCTGCCGCACGGCACGCGCTGGTCGGTGTCCGGCGCCGCCGACGCGGAGGCGGCGGCGCGCGCGATGGAAATCGCCGGCGTCGGCGACTTCGCCGACCGCCCGACCGACGAGCTGTCCGGCGGCGAGTGGCAGCGCGTCCGCGTCGCCCGCGCGCTCGCGCAGGGCGGCGAGGCTCTCGTGCTCGACGAGCCCACCACGTTCCTCGACGTCGCGCACGAGATGGCGCTGTTCGAGATCGCCGACGGCCTGGCCCGGGACGGCCGCGCGGTGTTGCTGGTGAGCCACCAGCTCAACCTCGTCGCGCGCTTCGCGCAGCACATGGTGCTGCTCCACGCCGGGCGCGTCGCTGCGTCCGGCGCGCCCGCCGACGTCATGGACGGCCCCACCCTCGAGCGCGTCTACGACTGGCCGCTCGTCGTCACCCGCGACCCCGCGACCGCTGCGCCGGCCCTCGTGCCGCTGCGCGGCGGGCGCCGATGACTTCCTCGACCGATTTGATCCTCCAACGCGCTCCTTCGATGCGATCCTTTGCCACGCTCGTTCCCGCACTCGCCCTGCTCGGCGCCCGCGCCGCCGCGCAGCCGCCCGCGCCTAACGGACGCGACACCACGTCGCTCGGACCCGTCGTCGTCACCGCGACGCGTGTCCCCGTCGCCGCCTCCACGTCGAGCGTGACGGTGTTGAGCGGCGCCGACCTGCGCGCGCGCGGCGTGACGCGCGTCGCCGACGCGTTGCGCGAGGTGCCCGGCATGCACCTCGTGCAATCGGGCTCGTTCGGCGGCGCCACGTCGCTGTTCCTCCGCGGAGGACAGAGCAACTACACGAAGGTGCTCATCGACGGTGTCCCCGCGAACCTGCCCGGCGGCAGCTACGACCTCGCGTTCCTCACGACCGACAACGTCGAGCGGATCGAGATCGTGCGCGGTCCGGCGAGCGTGTTGTACGGCTCCGACGCCGTCTCCGGCGTGATCCAGATCTTCACGCGGCGCGGTGTCGGCCCCGCGACGCCGACGGCGAGCGCGCGCGGGGGCACGTACGGCACGTTCGACGGCGACGTCGGCGTCGCGGGCGGCTCGGCGCGCGCTGGATACTCGGTAGGCATCGCGCATCACGCGTCGAGCGGGCTGCTGCCCGAGAACAACGAGTTCCGCAACAGCGTCGCGAGCGCGCTGGTGCGCGTGCGCCCCGACGACCGCAGCGACGCGCGCCTCAGCGCGCGCTATTCCGACGGCACGTTCCATTACCCGACGAGTGGCTCCGGCGCGGTCGTCCCGTTCCAGCACGCGCGCCGCGGCGATCGACGCCTCACCGTGGGGCTCGACGCCGGCCGGTTCCTCGCCTCGCGTGTCGAGGGCAGAGTCGCGCTGACCGACAACGAGACGCGCGGCCGCTCCGTCGACGACCCTACGGCGCCTGCCGACACGCAGCGCT
This DNA window, taken from Gemmatirosa kalamazoonensis, encodes the following:
- a CDS encoding FecCD family ABC transporter permease codes for the protein MRLRYWIAGAVALALLAIAGVALGAVTLPVGAVWAALRGAGDPTTLVIVRDLRLPRVALAALVGAGLGTSGAALQGALRNPLAEPYLLGVSGGAAVGAVIATGAGLSIAAALPIGAFGGAVAAAAAVLGVARAAGGIGDARLLVMAGVVVGAFANAAVMILLAAAPADTVRNALWWMMGSASDARWPAVRWLALYALVSGTVLVAGARDLDALALGADPAAALGVDVDRASRRVFVTATLLAAATVSAAGLVGFVGLVVPHLARACGARAHRPLLLAAGLFGAALLVGADVVARVAHPPVELPLGAVTAMIGVPFFLWRLRATR
- a CDS encoding ABC transporter ATP-binding protein, with the protein product MSDAPLLAFYGVSVRYPRARARALDGVSLGVPRGRVTAVVGPNGSGKSSLVRALLGRVPLEAGDIRLEGASVRTMDPRALARRVAVVTQREELAFPLRVREYVALGRLPHGTRWSVSGAADAEAAARAMEIAGVGDFADRPTDELSGGEWQRVRVARALAQGGEALVLDEPTTFLDVAHEMALFEIADGLARDGRAVLLVSHQLNLVARFAQHMVLLHAGRVAASGAPADVMDGPTLERVYDWPLVVTRDPATAAPALVPLRGGRR